The Anoplopoma fimbria isolate UVic2021 breed Golden Eagle Sablefish chromosome 1, Afim_UVic_2022, whole genome shotgun sequence region TTTGGAAACAGTATCGTAAGAGTTTATCTTACCATCTATCCTGAAACTgtagaagaaaaacattgtcatGATTTCTGttgacattgatttttttctttatcacatTTCACGTGAATCAGTTTTGGGAAGACATATTTCAGTGCGTTGGCTGGAAGCTAGGTGATCCCTTTGTACTGGACAGGAGGATCTTCATAATGTGGATAGTGAGTTGTTTGAGGTCTGAAACCTAAGGCCAGACTACAACGTGTACAAGGCTGTGTTTGCCCTGGCAGATGCTCTTGATGACATGCCGTGCTGTGTGCCAGGGAGAGGCCCTTTCAGAGGGCACAGCTGTTCCAGTTTTCAAACAGTGGAGCCATGGCAGGTGGGATATCAGTTTACACTCCACCTGTTTACGTTTCTAAATACAGCTGCTACACCTTGAGATACAAACTTAACATAGTTTAACAGTGGGAATATTATTTGAAAAGATGAATTATCTGCTGCAGTGAAGCAGCCGAGATGTGGACTCAGTGACATCATTAACTACACCTATCATGATGCCAGGTGTGGTTAAAGGTGAAACAGACTTGGAACTTGAAAGGGCAGCAAAACACTGCTTTCCAGCCTGGTGTTAGCCTACAACTGATAATTACAGCAACATCAGAactattatactattataatataataatagataGCTATACATGATCAGGTAGCTATGGATCTTAATCTGTTGTTCAATTTCTCTCACACATTTGAAGCTGGTGTATCATTTGGATAAGGTGAACTTCACCACACCTTTTAGTGATCAAATGTTATTTGATGAAAATAGTGATGCCATATATGATGTCATGATCTGGCTGTGGCTCCCTGATGGAAGAACAAATATTCAGAATGTGGGTGAGGTTAAAGAGTCAGACAAAGGTGAATAACTCACactttatgaaaacaaaatctttTGGAATTTTGTATCCAAAGAGGTAACTTCTGCTAattaattttattgtttttttgtccaataataattcaaataacaGCATCAAATGGTGAAGATCATTGATGACTCCTCCAATCTGTAAAGCCACCGCAGTCACTCGCTTGACCAGAAAAAAGGGGCAACTTGTGTGCTGTTTTGACTGCATCCCTTGTTCTGAGGCCCTCAGCATGACCATTGTGTTCTTAAGAAAACAGAGTTTCTCTCCTACCATTACCCTCTGGGTATCTGTTCAATGTCTGTATATCTAATTTGATATGAGTTTGTCCTGCCTCCCACATGACTGCCTGTGCGCTGATGGGTGGTGTGCAACTATGACCAACACCACCAAAGGTGACGACACAGACCTGCATATAAAAGTAAGCAATTGTTCATGTAGCTCAGAAAGTGAGGAGGGCAGATATGGGGGCATTTCTAGACGCATTTTTGTTCTTGTATATCTACCTTTTCTGGATTttgttctcttcctcctttttcatGTCAGAGTCTTCCTCTAATTTCTCCTCTTGCAAATTAAGGAGACAGTTTTATCTTAATGGGATGCACAAGCCTGGTGATGTGATATTGGGTGGGCTGTTTGAGGTCCACTACACCTCTGTCTTCCCTGAGCTGTCGTTCACCTCAGAACCAAATCAGCTCAGCTGCCAGGGGTAAGTTTCAAAGTCATGTAGCAGAGAACATGCATTGGTGATTATGACTAATGATTTGCTTTTTAGTCATTAACTgtgacattttatgttttagctTTGACACTGCAGGGTTCAGGCATGCCATGACCATGGCCTTTGCCATTGATGAAATCAACAAAAACTCGAATCTGCTACCTAATGTGACTCTGGGATACAGTCTTTATGACAACTGTGCCACACTTGTAATTGGATTCAGTGCTGCATTGTTGCTGGCCAGTGGTCGAGAGGAGCAGTTTCTGCTTCCGGAGAAATGTTTGGGGACCCCTCCAATCCTAGGGATTGTGGGTGATTCATTCTCAACATTTTCTATCGCAACCTCTGATGTGATTGGTTTATTCAATTTGCCCATTGTAAGTTCACCTTTTTCAGTCATGATTTTGTGGAGCTTTTGATGTGCcacatttgaatgtatttagaaatgtaaaattATGGTACAAGAGATAAACATGAATTCTCAGCTCCAACTTCTCCAAAAACACGTTATTTGATGAAGTGATATTCTTCATTTAGATTTGAAAATATGCCATTGTTCAATAGGTCCTAAAACCTGtgtgcatactgtatgtttctTTATAGGTGAGTTACTATGCCACATGCTCTTGCCTGAGTGATAGGCAAAGGTTTCCATCCTTCTTCAGAACGATCCCAAGTGATGCTTTCCAGGTGAAACTCTTGTCTAGaaataacaaatgcaaaatatgttttagttgAAGTGTAATGAGCTTTAAAACATGTTCTGCCAATCAAATGCAATTATTGTCTTGTGAAGTAAAGTAGTGTATTTTCTTGTCCATCATTGTGGGAAATATATGGATTTAAGAAAAAGAGTTTAATTAGATCAACTAAGGGGAATTTTATTGGGACAAACATTGGTATGTTTCCTCTGAATGATAATTCTAAACACTGCACTAATCACCCCTGCTTTCTATTGAATAAGGTGAGAGCTATGATTCAGATTCTAAAACGCTTTGGATGGACTTGGGCTGGTCTGCTGGTCAGTGATGATGACTATGGACTCCATGTTGCCCGAACCTTCCAATCAGATTTGGCTCAGTCTGGTGGAGGTTGTCTAGCTTACTCAGAGATTTTGCCCTGGGGTGAACGCCCAGCTGAACTAAAGAGGATTGTGGAAATAATGAAGAAATCAACAGCTCGTGTGGTCATTGTATTTGCACATCAGATCCACATGATACAACTCATGGAAGAGGTATCTTATCTTCTCAACCTGGTCTCACTCCTAACTCGCAAAATACTGGCATTTGGTCAGTGACCTGATAATGATGCATGGAGGCACCAATGAGCGTCTCTATGCAAGAACCAAGCTTTCAACTAATTCCAATGTAAACCGATCTGCTTCAACATTAGACCCTCAAAGCAACTGATGAAGTATAAAGTTAGTGATAGTCCACTgggtcaaacaaatacagatCTTTTACCAAGGTGTCCACAAATTGTGTgctgtgtgaaacaaaaattcaacgttgactttttgtttcacatcagTCCCGTGACCCATTAGTACTTGTTTGTCAATTGAGTTGCTAGTCACGTAACTCATGGGGCACTCGCTAGTAACATGAGTCGTTTATCACTTGGTAGTCACGTGAGTTGCTAGTCCGTCAAGTCAACCTAATTAAATTGCttacctaacttcctgtgaagacgcaagtttgttttgaaaagacactatgcctGTACCGAGTGGAAACTGACACTCCTTCCCTGACATGACGTTcaaaactgacgctagaggggtacccagagcatcatagtttgaagcttagggccaATGATCAATTATTTGACGAGGTGGGAGCGAGAACGTGTTCATCTCTTTTCTATTTCAGTCCTACAAAGTAGACTACATTGTTGtatgtaaataaatcaatttcattaaatgaaatacacaGGTGGTGAGGGAGAATGTGACAGGCCTTCAGTGGATTGCCAGTGAAGCCTGGTCAGCAGCTGCTGTGCTCCAGACCCCACGCCTCATGCCATACTTGGGTGGCACACTGGGCATTGCAATCCGGCGAGGAGATATACCAGGGCTCAGGGATTTTCTATTAAGAATACGTCCTGACCTAaatataagtagtagtagtaataattaTGGACATAGCATGGTAAGATTGTAACCTCACAATCAGATCtgtatttacaataataatattgtaacttctgttaaaactttgttttaaatacatttcaggtCTTGCAGTTTTGGGAGTACACATTTCATTGTAGATTTGCACCACCTCCAGCAGGTTGGGTGGAGGCTGGGGGAGAACTATGTACTGGACAGGAAGATCTAAAGAGTGTGGGGATGGAGTTGTTGGATGTTTCTGATCTCAGGCctgaatacaatatttataaggCTGTGTATGCCCTGGCGTATGCCCTTGATGACATGCTTCAGTGCAAGCCAGGGAGAGGGCCTTACAGTGGGAACAGCTGTGGAACTTTGCAAACATTGGAGCCTTGGCAGGTGTGATATTAGTTTACTCTCAAGCAGTTCAGTTTTTAAAACAGACActgcattttgaaataaattttgtggaaaaaagaaattatTCACTATGCCATTAGTAGGCCAGTTGGCCCTCCTTATTGTCTTTGAGTAGAAGACAAAATCCTCCTAGAAGTTGCAAGACAAGATAAAATTCCCTTTATTTCCTGTGTCAAACATACTTAATCAATAGCAACAGTGGTTGATCAAATATAGAGAGCTCACACTGCACTGTTTTTGAAAGCTTGCATGACTTAATCCACAATCTATTGCACAGAACATTTGAAAGCATATGCACAATcaacaacagtttattttatttttgtctccccttttttgtttgaattgtaCCGCATTTATAGCTAATGCATTACTTGGAAAAGGTCAACTTCACCACATCATTTGGTGATCAAGTTTCCTTCGATGAAAATGGTGATGCCTTACCAATATATGATGTCATGAACTGGATTTGGCTCCCTGATGGAAGAACTCAAGTTCAGAATGTGGGGCTTGTTAAGAAGTTGGCCTCCAAAGATGAAGAACTAACACTTTATGAAGACAGAATCTTCTGGAACTTTGACTCCAAACAGGTTAAacctttattgttgtttttacttagTACTACATGTCACACATTAACACCATCAAACAGCTTAGAATAACTGTCATAACACTCTTACAATCCCTTCAGTCACCCGTGTCAGTGTGCAGTGAGAGCTGTCCTCCAGGTACCCGCATGGCCAGAAAAAAGGGGCAGCCATTTTGCTGTTTCGACTGTGTACCATGTTCTGAGGGAAAGTTCAGCAATGACACAGGCTGGTATTATTATAAAACCATATGTtaaattattgaaaatgaatttgttttcGTGAATCTTGCACTTATTGGTGCCCAGGTGATGCACACCCAACGTAAGTGTCAGTGTTCACACGTATAAGAGACAATGTCCATGATGCTCTGTTTCCGTGTTTTCATATAGACTCCATGGAGTGCACCAGCTGTCCCGAGGATTTCTGGTCCAGCCCTCAGCGTGACCATTGTGTTCTTAAGAAAACAGAGTTTCTCTCCTACCATGAGCCTCTGGGTATCTGCCTGACAACCATTTCATTTTTGGGCACCTTTATCTGTGCTGTTGTCCTGGGGATCTTCACCTATCATCGCAGTACACCCATGGTACGCGCCAACAATTCAGAACTAAGTTTCTTGCTCTTGGTTTCACTTAAATCATGTTTCCTTTGTTCACTGCTGTTTATCGGCCGTCCCAGGCTGTGGACATGCCAACTGAGACATGCAGCATTCGGGATCAGCTTTGTACTTTGTGTCTCATGTATCCTGGTAAAAACCATGGTGGTTCTGGCTGTGTTCAAGGCCTCCAAGCCAGGAGGTGGAGCCGGTCTGAAGTGGTTTGGTgctgtgcagcagagaggaacagtCATGGTTCTTATCTCTATTCAGGCAGCAATCTGCACTGTTTGGATTGTGTCTGCCTCACCAGCTCCccataaaaacactcaatacCACAACGACAAGATAGTTTATGAGTGTGTAGTTGGGTCTACGGTTGGTTTTGCAGTGCTACTGGGCTACATTGGCTTACTGGCTATCCTCAGCTTCCTGTTAGCATTTCTGGCTAGAAATCTTCCAGACAACTTCAATGAGGCCAAACTCATCACTTTCAGCATGCTGATCTTCTGTGCTGTATGGGTGGCCTTTGTGCCTGCTTATATAAACTCTCCAGGCAAATATGCAGATGCAGTGGAAGTATTTGCCATCCTGGCCTCCAGTTTTGGTCTCTTGTTGGCACTGTTTGGACCCAAATGTTATATAATTCTGCTGAGACCAGAAAGGAACACAAAGAAAGCAATCATGGGGCGAGGTGAATGTATCAAATAATCCTATCCACTAGAAGCaatacataattaataaaaacttttaaaaaatttgatcttacattattattgttgtttttctatgatctttttatttctctacaaTTCACTGATCTAGTCTTATGAGCAAAATggcaaaactaaaataacaaaataaccatAACCTCCTCACACTCTAATTAGCAAAAACTGATCAATTGaactaattatttaaaaaaaacaatcaaaatggCCGAATTTGGAAGTTCGTTTGTATAGATGCAGCAATGTCAAATTTataaatcatcattaaaaaGGAACATAATCCTGGATCTAACAAATCATAAATTACAATACCACcatcattttctaaatactgAGAGGAACTGcataggaaaaaaacagaagagagttCAAATAAAAAGGATTTTTGAAGACAAAGCCTATCAGTTCTCGAAATGACAAATATGTAATGGCCAGTTATCATTCattaacttttttgtgtttttgtattcaatGTTCTAATTAAGCCGGCATGAAAAATAAGATCTGGTTCCAAGTACCATAATTGTAATTGCTAGCTGTAACATTTCCCATCAGTAGTTTATGCCAGAGTCTATCAAAGTTTGCTTATTGTTGGGTTTCCAATATgaatcaaaacatgtttttctcctcGGACTGACTTCATCCAttgtggcatcccgcccctgaagcctcggcctgaacggtcccgtgggaccgtgaaggacggggtgtaccacccccacccaccagccggcgacggagagcaccgggtccttccccccaatcagcgggatgggggacacctggcggctgggaggaggaaggcccggagccactataagagaggcagagacacgcatggacgggagaggcagagacacgcatggactgcagaggcttgaggctcacggagacccaagCGCACCCTTGTCCTGTCTGATCATTGAAATAAACGCCGAAGTCGGCTTAAACCAACCATAGCCACGTGTTTCTCTGAATCCCGGCGCATTCTTCATTCCCGGATACCACATATGGTGGAGAATGCGGGCAGTCTTGAGCGTTCCCACTACTACTACCCCACCATGCAGAACCCGGACGGAGCCGCGGCGTTGGCTGCCCAGCAACACCAGCGGGAGACCACCGAGAGCCTCGCCCTGCTCCGCGAAGCTGTTCTGCGGCTGACTCAGCACGCCGTCCGCGCTGCGCCGACCGCCGCCCGACCAGCCGCCTCACGAAGCTGGGACCGTAAGACGACGTGGAGGCTTACCTCGAGGTCTTCGAGCGGACCGCACAGAGGGAAGGCTggccagaggagcagtgggcgcACATAGTGGCGCCGTTCCTCACCGGACCCGCCCAGCAGGCGAGCCAGGACCTGCCGGCGGACGTCGCCCGCCAGTACCCGGCGCTCAAACAGGCCATACTGGCCTATTATGGCCACAACCTCGCGGCGCGCGCGCGCAACGCGCGCAGGATTGGCGGTTTGACGCGCAGGGAGCTGTGCGCACCCAGATCGCCCAGCACAGCCGGCTGGTGAAGCGGTGGCTGACAGCGGGAGAGGGCCCCAGCCCGATCGACCGGGTGATTATTGACCACACCCTGCGGCGACTCCCGCCGGACGCCCGCCGCGTGCTGGCCCACCATCATCCTGCCACCGTGGACGACCTGGTCCTTCAGCTGGAGAACTGGCAGGTGGCCCAGCTCCTGAACGCCAGACCCGCCCCAGCCCCACGGCGCGCCGAGACCCGCCAAGCCCCGAGGGGACCCCCATCGGCAACCCGGCTCCCGGCGTCACCCCACTGAGCGGAGTACCGGAGAACCGGGAGGTGCGGCGCTGCTTTGGGTGCGGCCAGCCCGGCCACATCGCTCGCTATTGCCCGAGGGGACGTGATGTGTCGATGCCGTCAGCGTACGCGGACCCGGGGGCGGACCACACGTGCATGTTGGCGACCTGCTGGACGCAGGGAACGTCGGGTAGTCCGACCATCCCGGCGCGGGTGATGAACCAGGACACGCAGGCCCTCTTGGACACCGGCAGTGCGGTTACCCTCCTTCGCCCCGACCTGGCGGGCGGGAAGGCAGGGGACCCGATGGAGGTGGCCTGCGTCCACGGGAACACCCGGACATACCCCACGTGCCACGTGGTAGTCCGCACCACACACGGTGTATTCACGATCCGGGCGGGGATTGTCCCCCACCTACCGGTCCCCGTGTTAATCGGGAGGGACTGCCCGATTTTCCACCGGTTGTGGGACCCGACGCGGGAGCTACGGAGCTGGAGAGGCCCTCCCCGCAGAGGGGCGCGGGGGTTCGGCAGGCCTGCGGGGCCACCCGGCGTCCATCGTCCCCGCGAGAGCTGACGGCGGAGGACGAGGGATCTGAGGGGAACGGGCCTTCCCCACCGGGGACCCCGGCGCGCACGGCGAGAGGACCCGTCCGGAGCGAGACACCGGAACCTACCCCCGACACCCCGGAGACCCTCACAGCCTCCGAGCAACCAGACCCACCGGAAGACCCGGAGAGCTCCCCCTTACTGAGTTCTCGGACTTCTTACCAGAGGGGGAAGGCTCGTCCCGACCCGGCCAGTTCGCCACCGCTCAGCTCCAGGATGAGGCCCTCAAGCACGCCTGGAGCCACGTCCTGGTTCATGACGGGCAGGCCCGAGACTCGGTGAGTCACACACCACACCCGCACTTCAGCACCAGGGGGTCTGTTGTATCGAGTAGCCTCCGGGGAGGGGGAGTGAGGGAACAGCTAGTGGTGCCCCGTTCCTACGTCAGTAAAGTACTTTTTATGGCCCACACCCACCTCCTGGGGGCCCACCTGGGCATGGACAAGACCCGGGAGCGGGTCCTAGCCAGGTTCTATTGGCCGGGGGTTAAGCGGGATGTTGAGCGCCACTGCCAGGGGTGCCCCGAGTGCCAGCGGGTAGCCCCCGGGCCACCGCTAGACACCCCCTCATTCCCATGCCCATCATTGAGACCCCCTTCGAGCGTTTGGCCTTAGACATCGTGGGCCCCCTTCCCAAGACCAGCCGGGGCCACCGCTATATCCTGGTGCTAGTTGACTACGCCACCCGGTACCCCGAGGCCCTTCCCCTGCGCGCCGCCACCGCCAAGGCAGTCGCCCGTGAACTTATGCTCCTCTTCAGCCGGGTGGGGATAGCGAAGGAGGTGCTCACCGATCAGGGGTCGTGCTTCATGTCACGGGTGATGAAGGAGGTCCTCAGGCTCCTGCAGGTGAAGCAGCTCCGGACCTCGGTGTACCACCCCCAGACGGACGGCCTGGTCGAGCGTTTCAACAAGACCCTAAAGCAGATGCTCAAGAAGGCCATGCAAGCCGACGGGAAGAACTGGGACCAACTACTACCCCACGTACTGTTCGCAGTACGGGAGGTCCCCCAGGCGTCCACCGGGTTCTCCCCTTCGAGCTGCTGTACGGGCGGAGGCCCCGCGGGATCCTGGACATCGCAAAGGAGGCCTGGGAGAGCCAGCCGTCCCCCCACCGCACCACCGTGGACCACGTGGAGCAGGTGCGTGACCGCATGGCCCGGGTGTGGCCCATCGTCCGGGGGCACCTCCAGCAAGCGCAGCAGGCCCAGGCGAGGGTCTATAATCGAGGAGCCCAGCTGAGGACCTTTCAGCCAGGGGAACTGGTCCTGGTCCCCACGGCGGAGTGCCGGTTCCTGGCCAAGTGGCAGGGACCCTACGAGGTGGTGGAACGCGTGGGCGAGGTGAACTACCGGGTCCGCCAGCCAGGGAGGCGGAAGCCGACGCAGCTATACCACATCAATCTCCTGAAGCAGTGGAGGGGGGAGCAGACACCCGCCGACCCCGCTCCCTTGTCCCTGGCGGCCCGGCAGGAGATCCCGGAGGTCCCGGTGGGGAGGACCTCAGCCCGGCCCAGAGGCACGACCTGGACGAGATCATCCTCCAGCATCGGGACGTGTTCTCCGACCTGCCGGGGAGGACTGCCGCCACCCACCACGACATCCGGACGGCGCCAGGCATAAGGGTAAGGGTTCCGCCCTACAGGATCCCAGAGGCCCGGAGGGAGGCCATACGGACCGAGGTGCGCCGAATGCTGCAGCTCGGCGTGATAGAGGAGTCACGCAGCGCCTGGTGCAGCCCGGTGGTCCTGGTGCCCAAGCCAGATGGTACATTTAGGTTCTGCAACGACTTCAGGCGGCTGAACGAGGCATTGGAGTTCGACGCCTACCCcatgccccgggtcgacgaaCTTATCGAGCGCCTGGGCCCGGCGCGGTACCTGTCGACCCTGGACCTGACCAAGGGGTACTGGCAGGTGCCGTTGACCCGTGCGGCCCGGGAAAAGACGACGTTCTCCACCCCGGGGGGACTGTACCAGTACACCGACCTCCCTTTCGGGGTACACGGCgccccagccacattccagCGGATGATGGACCAGCTCCTGAGGCCCCACCAGGATTACGCGGCGGCATAcattgatgacatcatcatttacAGCCCCAGCTGGGATATCCACGTCCGCCAGCTAAGGGCCGTGCTGGGAGAGCTGCGGAAGGTGGGCCTCACCGCTAACCCGGCCAAATGTCGCCtcgggagagaggagacgacgtACCTGGGGTACCGGGTCGGGAGAGGGACAGTGCGGCCGCAGGAAGGCAAGGTAGCCGCCATACGGGCCTGGAGAAGGAGGCCCTGGCCATTAAATGGTGCCTGGAGAAGTTGCGCTACTACCTCCTGGGGAGGGAGTTCACCTTAGTCACCGACCACGCCCCCCTGAAGTGGATGGCGGGGGCCAAGAATACAAACGCCCGGGTGACACGGTGGTTCCTGGCTCTCCAGGATTTCCGGTTCCGGGTGGACCACCGACCGGGCCGGGAGCATGCCAACGCCGACGCCCTGTCACGTCGGGATGCCTGTCTGGGTGGGTTCCCCAGAGACCAGGGGCTTGAGCAAACGGGGGGagtgtggcatcccgcccctgaagcctcggcctgaacggtcccgtgggaccgtgaaggacggggtgtaccacccccacccaccagccggtgacggagagcaccgggtccttcccccaatcagcgggatgggggacacctggcggctgggaggaggaaggcccggagccactataagagaggcagagacacgcatggacgggagaggcagagacacgcatggactgcagaggcttgaggctcacggagacccaagCGCACCCTTGTCCTGTCTGATCATTGAAATAAACGCCGAAGTCGGCTTAAACCAACCATAGCCACGTGTTTCTCTGAATCCCGGCGCATTCTTCATTCCCGGATACcacaccatccatccatccatttccttccgcttatccggggccgggtcgtgggggcagcaagctaaggagggtcctccagacgtccttctccccagcaacactttccagctcctcctcctggggaactccgaggcgttcccaggccagacaagatatataatctctccagcgtgttctgggtctacctcggggcctcttaccagttggacgtgcctggaaaacctctaaatggaggcgtccaggaggcatcctgatcagattcccgagccacctcagctggcccctttcgacgcgaaggaacagcggctctactccgagctccctccggatgtctgagctcctcaccctatctctaaggctgagcccagccaccctacgaaggaagctcatttcggccgcttgtattcgcgtcctcattctttcggtcactacccaaagctcatgaccataggtgagggttggaacatagatggactggtaaatcgagagctttgcctttcggctcagctccttcttcaccaaaacggtccggtacaacgcctgcatcactgctgacgctgcaccgaaccgcctgtccatctcccgctccattttaccctcactcgtgaataggatcccgagatacttgaactcccttgcttggggcagtgactcactcccaacccaaagggtgcaatccaccgttttccggaagagaaccatggcctcagacttggaggtactgactctcatcccgaccgcttcacactcggc contains the following coding sequences:
- the LOC129096112 gene encoding extracellular calcium-sensing receptor-like, whose protein sequence is MHKPGDVILGGLFEVHYTSVFPELSFTSEPNQLSCQGFDTAGFRHAMTMAFAIDEINKNSNLLPNVTLGYSLYDNCATLVIGFSAALLLASGREEQFLLPEKCLGTPPILGIVGDSFSTFSIATSDVIGLFNLPIVSYYATCSCLSDRQRFPSFFRTIPSDAFQVRAMIQILKRFGWTWAGLLVSDDDYGLHVARTFQSDLAQSGGGCLAYSEILPWGERPAELKRIVEIMKKSTARVVIVFAHQIHMIQLMEEVVRENVTGLQWIASEAWSAAAVLQTPRLMPYLGGTLGIAIRRGDIPGLRDFLLRIRPDLNISSSSNNYGHSMVLQFWEYTFHCRFAPPPAGWVEAGGELCTGQEDLKSVGMELLDVSDLRPEYNIYKAVYALAYALDDMLQCKPGRGPYSGNSCGTLQTLEPWQLMHYLEKVNFTTSFGDQVSFDENGDALPIYDVMNWIWLPDGRTQVQNVGLVKKLASKDEELTLYEDRIFWNFDSKQSPVSVCSESCPPGTRMARKKGQPFCCFDCVPCSEGKFSNDTDSMECTSCPEDFWSSPQRDHCVLKKTEFLSYHEPLGICLTTISFLGTFICAVVLGIFTYHRSTPMVRANNSELSFLLLVSLKSCFLCSLLFIGRPRLWTCQLRHAAFGISFVLCVSCILVKTMVVLAVFKASKPGGGAGLKWFGAVQQRGTVMVLISIQAAICTVWIVSASPAPHKNTQYHNDKIVYECVVGSTVGFAVLLGYIGLLAILSFLLAFLARNLPDNFNEAKLITFSMLIFCAVWVAFVPAYINSPGKYADAVEVFAILASSFGLLLALFGPKCYIILLRPERNTKKAIMGRGECIK